From Osmerus mordax isolate fOsmMor3 chromosome 7, fOsmMor3.pri, whole genome shotgun sequence:
AATGCTGGTAGCACTGTGCCAGTTGGTGCCGTGTACCTTGGCAGTGCCCAGGGTCTGGAGGTATATATTACTCATGGCAGAGGATAGGCCACTGTTCCTGGAATCAGAGACAGCTGGAGATGAGCGCTGACTCTGCAGTCACTTCAAAATGGGACCTTTGCTTCTTTGCTTCATATGCATTCTTCACCGCCTGCCTCCCCTGAGGCATgtttatttaaacattttattgtgttttattGAAACAACTTGGGGAGGTGAAGGGGCAGCCAAAACACGTGCTTTCCCTCTACAAACAGCTCTCGAGGCAGTCCCAAGCTCTCACATAAAACACAGTCAAATAAACATGTCCCAAATCCCCAATGAATTGGAGGTATTCTTCCTATCTATAAATCCTCCCCGTTCCTTTTGATTGGAAACACTTATCCCTTAATATCAGATGTTTGAATTGTTCCACATGTTCAATCAAACGCATCAGTGCAACAGTACCAGTGGCCATGGAGATGTCTCTGTGCATGATCAAGTAATCATATGGAACCATCAACAGAGGATGGCTGATCAAatatttttctttcattttggtGATGCTCTGTGTTTGTGGTTTCTACAAGACTTGGAAGGTAGTGGTGAGTTTATATAATACGGGCCTGCACTGAGGAAACTAAATCACCTATCAAATTGTTCTCTGGCCTGTAGGAACATCCCTGTGGGAGGATGGAGAAGACTGGAAGGCTCGTGCGTCAGATACCCTCAGACTGAGTTGGCCCAGTTAAATTTCCCTGCCACATATGTCCGGTGGGCTTGTTTGCAAAGGCTCGTGTCTAAGTGTGGATCTGCACcgcttctcagctcctgcctGGCTTGCCTCTAACCCAACTGTAACCCACCCTGCAAGAAAGGGATCACAGATGCAGGTATGTGCAGCCTTATGTGTCCTggagttctctctctgtctcttatctGCACGCTGGCATATTGATACCACTGTGCGTGAAATTATGACTTATGTGGGATATATTATGTGTTCCATAATTTATTGCTGCTTTAAGTATGTGTCAGGATGAGATGATTAGATACCTTGGTTGCAAAAGTTGATGTACTTTCTGCTTCAAACTTAATGAATAAGGCTGAGATATGATATGGACTGACAACGTTAGCTAAACATAACAACATAGATTTAGTCATTAATCAAATTATTACTGAAATTAGTGTTGTTAAAATGCTCAGTGTGTCTATACAGACCATTTAAACCTTATCTCTACAGTTTACTTCCAAATATATATTGTTTGAGTGGATTAAAAAGACAATTGAGTAATAGAAGATGATAATGGCAATCATCAAATGACAAAATTATATAAGAGGACAAAAAGTGCTTAAATTGAATACAGTCTTGttgaaagaatgagagaaactCTCAATTAATTTAACAGTTAATATATCTTTATTAAATTGTTTAAATTACATACAAGCACAACTAAAACAAAGCAACAATGCTAATCTACCTCATTGTACATTACCTCATTCAATTTGAATAATTTTAATTTTAATCCAGTAAACCATGTTACCACATGCAACCACAGTGTTATTTTATGAAGGGAAATGGAAACTTTCCACAGTGAATTTACttactctcagcctctctcttctccacaacTCAGAGGCCAGTGCAAACCCTGTGCTGCCCAAGCActctgaggagggtggagatgggtgCTGCTTGCGCTCAGCTACTTTTTGCTGCCATCTTGTGGACAATGCCTTACCTAGGCACGCCTGCTTCCATGTTGTCCGGCCCCACGACCCTCCTCAACGTGACCAGTGCTGGTTGGGAGATAGCGGACTCAGACATCAGGAATCTCACCACCATCAACATGCCTCGCAGTAGGCGGAAGCGAGCCATATCGTCCAAGGAAATGAAGGCCTTGTTGGATTACCATAACCGTGTTCGTTCACAGGTCTTCCCCCCAGCTGCCAATATGGAGTACATGGTGAAGCCCCACAATAGATACAGTGTCACACCAGGGAAACACATAGGCCACCCCTTTTTCTGTACTACGTGTGTTTACACCAGACGGGTTCCCAAGTTTCTTAATTGTGTGAAAATCTTACCCCATGAAGATTCAGAAGTGAATATTTTCATTATGATAAAATGTATTCTAGTATGGTTTCCTTTTGGAAATCTGAGATAAGTGTTGAACAGCtgcactcactctctttccatCGTGGTGTATCTCACCTGCCCACTCCCTGCCTCTGCTTTCTGTAGGTGTGGGATGAGCGTCTGGCTAATTCAGCAGATTCCTGGGCTTCACGCTGCATATGGGATCATGGACCAACACAGGCCATGAAATATATGGGCCAAAACCTGTCAATCAACTCTGGAAGGTACACAACCTTGTCATGCAGAGTCAGAACTGGGTGTGAGGGTCTTCCAGAGTCAGAACTGAACATAACGGACAGAAATATGAATAGCTACTGAAAAAGCTAATATTGATTTGGTGGGGTTTGGAGAAAGATAAGTAGTTCCTTAAACTATGACACTCCTATTCCTTCTTTTGTTCAGGTACCGGTCGATCATTGAGTTGGTGAGGTCATGGCATGATGAGAAGAACTCCTTCTCCTACCCTAACAGATGTAGTGGATCAGTCTGTACTCACTACACACAGGTGGGGTTTCAATCTTTTACCATTGTAACGTGAATCCTGTTTACCTGTCGATACCGCTGACAAACTAGCGTGGTTTATTTGTGGACGGGTAAAAACATATATTTGTTCTCCTATACATTACACAGCATCCAATGGAAAGTTTGAGTCGTTTTGGATAACAAGGGAATCTCATCTGTTTTAGATGGTGTGGGCAAGCACCAACAGAATGGGATGTGCTTTGAACAAATGTTCAAACATGTATGTGTTTGGGAGCACTTGGAAGCAGGCA
This genomic window contains:
- the r3hdml gene encoding R3H domain containing-like — translated: MGAACAQLLFAAILWTMPYLGTPASMLSGPTTLLNVTSAGWEIADSDIRNLTTINMPRSRRKRAISSKEMKALLDYHNRVRSQVFPPAANMEYMVWDERLANSADSWASRCIWDHGPTQAMKYMGQNLSINSGRYRSIIELVRSWHDEKNSFSYPNRCSGSVCTHYTQMVWASTNRMGCALNKCSNMYVFGSTWKQAMLLVCNYSIKGNWVGEAPYKRGKPCSACPSSYGGSCRRNQCSSSSKPKKRKRH